A single genomic interval of Sebastes umbrosus isolate fSebUmb1 chromosome 11, fSebUmb1.pri, whole genome shotgun sequence harbors:
- the myo1eb gene encoding myosin IEb isoform X2, which translates to MGSKERYHWLAQNVKVSGVDDMVLLSKISEDAITENLKKRYMDDYIFTYIGPVLISVNPFKQLPYFTDREVELYQGAAQYENPPHVYALADHVYRNMMIDNENQCVIISGESGAGKTVAAKYIMSYVSKVSGGGDKVQHVKDIILQSNPLLEAFGNAKTVRNNNSSRFGKYFEIQFSRGGAPDGGKISNFLLEKSRVVSQNSEERGFHIYYQLLEGASSEQRENLGVTTPDYYFYLNQSGTYIVEDINDKKEFADTMEAMSVVGLSVEEQDSVLQLVAGILHLGNIGFREENNYAVVESQDFLAFPSFLLGIPQDGLCSKLTSRVMDSKWGGKTESISVTLNTEQACFSRDALSKALYTRLFDFLVDCVNKAMQKDQEEFNIGVLDIYGFEIFQKNGFEQFCINFVNEKLQQIFIELTLKAEQEEYVQEGIQWKPIEYFNNKVVCDLIESKLNPPGIMSILDDVCATMHAKGEGADQTLLQKLQGQIGSHEHFSSWNKGFIVHHYAGKVSYDVNGFCERNRDVLFNDIIELMQSSEFAFIRALFPENLDSEKRGRPSTASIKIKKQANTLVQTLMKCTPHYIRCIKPNETKRPRDWEENRVKHQVEYLGLRENIRVRRAGYAYRRVFNKFLHRYAILTKESWPRWKGEERQGVLHLLNSVHMDQDQYQLGKTKVFIKAPESLFLLEEMRERKYNGYARIIQKAWRKHIAVRKYVKMREEASDVLLNKKERRRNSINRNFVGDYLGMDTHPEIRQFVGRRERIDFADVVVKFDRRFRTVKRDLILTPKFLYLVGREKVKQGPDKGQIQEVLKRKIEVNKVQSVSLSTLQDDFFIIHEEEYDSVLQSVFKTEFLSLLVKRYQEKTEKKLPLKFNNLLEFKVKKGGWGPFSSSGSRQIQFQAGQGDEAVLKPSGKVLQVAVGQGLPKNSRPTRKDKRKSRYMGNQAPPTSQYNSAPHSRGGGAPRGGPTSSRGSLLRQQSSMEQPSLPRLQSQHRPNNQPAQHDMGFMNVPDQGAAGLQRRRSKEVKPLPGAGRPKPAPKPKPRSPQCKALYAYDAQDTDELSFNADDVIEILTEDPSGWWFGRLRGREGMFPGNYVEKI; encoded by the exons aTG GGTAGTAAGGAGCGTTACCATTGGCTGGCTCAGAACGTGAAGGTGAGCGGCGTGGACGACATGGTGCTGCTGTCCAAGATCAGCGAAGACGCCATCACGGAGAACCTGAAGAAAAGATACATGGACGACTACATCTTC ACCTACATTGGTCCAGTTCTGATCTCTGTGAATCCGTTCAAACAGCTTCCGTATTTCACAGACAGAGAAGTCGAGCTGTACCAGGGAGCG GCTCAGTATGAGAACCCCCCCCACGTCTACGCTCTGGCTGACCATGTGTACAGAAACATGATGATTGACAACGAGAACCAGTGTGTCATCATCAG CGGTGAGAGCGGAGCTGGAAAAACTGTCGCTGCCAAATACATCATGAGCTACGTGTCCAAAGTGTCCGGAGGAGGAGACAAAGTCCAG CATGTTAAAGACATCATCCTGCAGTCCAACCCTCTGCTGGAGGCCTTTGGTAACGCCAAAACTGTCCGCAACAACAATTCCAGCAGATTT GGTAAATACTTTGAGATCCAGTTCAGTCGAGGAGGAGCTCCTGATGGAGGAAAAATCTCCAACTTTCTATTGGAGAAGAGTCGAGTAGTTTCACAGAATTCTGAAGAGAGAGGCTTCCACATCTACTACCAG CTGTTGGAAGGGGCAAGTTCGGAGCAGAGGGAGAACCTTGGGGTCACGACCCCCGACTATTATTTCTACCTCAACCAATCAGGAACCTACATTGTGGAGGACATCAATGACAAGAAGGAGTTTGCTGATACTATG gagGCGATGTCAGTGGTCGGTCTATCTGTGGAGGAACAGGATTCAGTTCTTCAGCTTGTTGCAGGAATTCTTCATCTGGGAAACATCGGCTTCAGAGAGGAAAACAATTACGCTGTGGTCGAAAGCCAGGACT TCCTGGCGTTCCCGTCCTTCCTGTTGGGGATCCCTCAGGACGGTCTCTGCAGTAAACTGACCAGCAGGGTTATGGACAGTAAGTGGGGCGGGAAGACAGAGTCCATCTCCGTCACCCTGAACACCGAGCAGGCCTGTTTCTCCAGAGACGCCCTGTCCAAAGCTCTGTACACCCGACTCTTCGACTTCCTCGTCGAC tgtgttaATAAAGCCATGCAGAAGGACCAGGAGGAGTTCAACATCGGTGTCCTCGATATCTACGGCTTCGAGATCTTCCag AAAAACGGCTTTGAGCAGTTCTGCATCAACTTTGTGAACgagaagctgcagcagattTTTATTGAGCTCACACTGAAGGCAGAACAG GAAGAATACGTCCAGGAGGGGATCCAATGGAAGCCCATCGAGTATTTCAACAACAAGGTGGTCTGTGACCTCATCGAGTCCAAACTG AATCCTCCTGGGATCATGAGCATCCTGGATGACGTGTGCGCTACGATGCACGCTAAAGGTGAGGGAGCAGATCAGACACTACTGCAGAAGCTTCAGGGACAGATTGGATCCCACGAACACTTCAGCAGCTGGAATAAAGGATTCATCGTCCATCACTACGCCGGGAAG GTGTCGTATGATGTCAACGGTTTCTGTGAGAGGAACAGAGATGTCTTGTTTAATGACATCATTGAGCTGATGCAGAGCAGCGAGTT TGCGTTCATCAGAGCTCTGTTCCCTGAGAACCTGGATTCGGAGAAGAGAGGGCGTCCGTCCACCGCCAGCATTAAGATCAAG AAACAAGCGAACACTCTGGTCCAGACTCTGATGAAGTGCACCCCCCACTACATCCGCTGCATCAAACCCAACGAGACCAAACGTCCCCGGGACTGGGAGGAGAACCGGGTCAAACACCAGGTGGAGTACCTGGGCCTCCGAGAGAACATCAGAGTCCGCCGGGCTGGATACGCCTACAGACGAGTCTTCAACAAGTTCCTgcacag GTACGCCATCCTGACAAAGGAGAGCTGGCCTCGTTGGAAGGGCGAGGAGCGTCAGGGAGTCCTGCACCTCCTCAACTCTGTCCACATGGACCAAGACCAGTACCAGCTGGGCAAGACCAAAGTCTTCATCAAAGCTCCAGAGTCG ctcttcTTGTTGGAGGAGATGAGGGAGAGGAAGTATAACGGTTACGCTCGGATCATCCAGAAGGCGTGGCGTAAACACATTGCTGTCCGCAAGTACGTCAAGATGAGGGAGGAAG CCTCTGACGTCCTGCTGAATAAGAAGGAGCGCCGCAGAAACAGCATCAACAGGAACTTTGTTGGCGACTACCTCGGGATGGACACCCACCCAGAGATCAGACAGTTTGTCGGCCGCCGAGAGAGGATCGACTTCGCTGACGTCGTGGTGAAGTTTGACCGAAGATTCAGG ACCGTGAAGCGTGACCTTATCCTGACCCCAAAGTTCCTATACCTGGTTGGTCGAGAGAAGGTGAAGCAGGGTCCAGATAAAGGTCAGATCCAGGAGGTTCTCAAGAGGAAGATTGAGGTCAACAAGGTCCAGTCTGTTTCCCTGAG caCTCTGCAGGACGACTTCTTCATCATCCACGAGGAAGAGTACGACAGCGTTCTTCAGAGTGTCTTTAAAACAgagttcctcagtctgctggtcaAACGTTATCAAGAGAAAACTGAGAAGAAGCTGCCGCTCAAATTCAACAACCT TCTGGAGTTTAAGGTGAAGAAGGGTGGCTGGGGTCCGTTCAGCTCTTCAGGGTCCAGACAGATCCAGTTCCAGGCTGGTCAGGGGGATGAGGCAGTTCTGAAGCCCAGCGGGAAGGTCCTGCAGGTCGCCGTTGGACAGGGTTTGCCCAAAAACTCCA GGCCGACGAGGAAGGACAAACGCAAGAGTCGCTACATGGGGAACCAGGCTCCGCCCACCAGCCAATACAACTCAG ctcCTCACTCCAGAGGGGGCGGAGCTCCCAGAGGAGGCCCCACCTCCTCCAGAGGCTCTCTGCTGAGGCAGCAATCCAGCATGGAGCAGCCCAGTCTGCCCCGCCTCCAGAGCCAGCATCGCCCCAACAACCAGCCCGCCCAACACGATATGGGCTTCATGAATGTCCCCGACCAGGGCGCCGCAGG